The Anastrepha ludens isolate Willacy chromosome 2, idAnaLude1.1, whole genome shotgun sequence DNA window GGTGCCGCATTTGCTCACTGTTCACCATAAACAAGACAACGCACTGTGTCACAAGTCActcaaaacaattgcaaaactacatgaattgaacttcgaattgcttccaCATGAACccatattcgccagatttggctcctagcgactgggctgttcgcagacctaaaaaaatgctcgccggaaataaatttcgctcgaatgaagaggtctattttgaggcaaaagaaaaattgttctaCGAAagaggtattgaaatgttagagcggcgctggattGATGGTTTTTGATGCAAAttatgttgatgaataaagctaattttgaacacaaaaaaaaacatgttttctttgttggacccgggacttttcagcccgtgTGTGTAGATTTTATCACTCTGTCTCTGTAGATAGGTTGTCTTTATAACTTGGAGCTTGACTGGCATATTTCATTAAACTAAcaaggttttttatttttgctctgaTCTATAGATGACGTCGATTGGTCCTTTATCAATTTGGGTGAACAGCAAAACTTTGCCATCCGCACCGCTGGCATGGAAGATAAGGCATCTGCCTGTGAGATGTTGGTTTGCTATGCGCGGGAATTGAAGGATGGTTTCGCCGACTATGCCGAAGAGGTCGTACGTCTAATCGTACCGTGCTTGAACCCAACCGTTCATGGTCGGACAGACAGTGGGGCGTGTGTGCATTTGACGATGTTATCGGTAAGTGAGCATATTTCTTTTGGGAAAActtcgatttaattttttaaattcatacaaCTAAATATCGCTTAATTCGCTTGTGTAGAGTTTTGTGGTCCAGCCTGCGCTGCTTATCAGCAGATCTTCACACCACCATTGTTGCAATACGTTACCGACAAATCACCCGAAGTACGTCAAGCCGCCGCCTACGGTTGCGGTGTATTGGGACAGGTGAGGAGGCATCATGAATTGTAAGATCTAATTTGAAACAGTTttaatgcaacaaatttttatctCATCAGTTTGGTGGCGAACACTTTGCCGTCACATGTGCTCAAATCATTCCGCTGCTAGTGCAAGTTATATCCGATCCGAAGAGTCGCGACCCCGAGAATGTCAACCCCACAGAAAATGCTATTGCAGCCGTTTCGAAGATCTTGAAATATAACAGCAGCGCCATACAAAATGTAGATGAGATCATCAATGTTTGGTACGTCACGATATTTTGATATGTTTTCATTCACTAAGGATTTtcccattttcaaatatttatacccaataaaaataatatttctaccAATAGGTTCTCCTGGCTGCCCGTCACTGAGGATGCTGATGAGGCACCGCATATTTACGGATACATGTGTGATCTCATTCAGGCCAATCACCCCATCATATTaggcaataacaacagcaatttACCACGCATTGTCTCAATCATAGCACAGGCGTTCGTCACGAAAGTTGTGGCACCGCTAAAGGATGTGGGCACCCGGATGTTGGGAATTGTGAAGCAAGTGGAAGCCAACCCAGAAGCTTTTCAGGCGTGTGCAAGTATATTGACACCTGAACAACAGTATGCGCTGCAAGACGCTTATCGGGAGCTGGCTGCTGATGCGGTGCCAGCAACTGCCTAAAATACATCAAGAAGATCAAATCAAAATATAGCTGTTGCCGCTACTGCTGCGCTGCACCTTCTCAACactaatacacagttatatatgtttaaataaaattgaaaagaaaaaatattatgagtATAAAAAACGCGGGTGATATTGTGATGAATCTACCCACAGTATATAGCATATATAAACATAGAACCACAGCCCACATACAGCAACAAAACTTCAAACAGACAAAACACAACCTGTGCGCTACTTAAAAGAGATATGCTGCTTgactataacaacaaaaaccacataaagcTAGAGAAGCGGCAAATTTTGCATTCTATGAAGCGTTAAAATTCTATCAATTCActaattgcaaaaaattaaataaatgctacattattatatatatatgtacgtgtactacggaaatattatataaataaatatatata harbors:
- the LOC128863674 gene encoding importin-5-like, which codes for MDSSNRIVEKVQQEVRAHLAAHQREPSGVEVEAVVGLLLLREPGVAVQTQPVSPDSTTERNDVDWSFINLGEQQNFAIRTAGMEDKASACEIGRTSNRTVLEPNRSWSDRQWGVCAFDDVIEFCGPACAAYQQIFTPPLLQYVTDKSPEVRQAAAYGCGVLGQFGGEHFAVTCAQIIPLLVQVISDPKSRDPENVNPTENAIAAVSKILKYNSSAIQNVDEIINVWFSWLPVTEDADEAPHIYGYMCDLIQANHPIILGNNNSNLPRIVSIIAQAFVTKVVAPLKDVGTRMLGIVKQVEANPEAFQACASILTPEQQYALQDAYRELAADAVPATA